The genomic window TTTGGATATGCAATGCATCTGATCATCCTTTCTGAGCAGTACACTTTCAAATCGTAACTATTTTTATTGTTACCGCACTACTGCGACTATTACACTTTCATTTTGTAGGAAAACCCTCAGCCTTCGAAGCTACCCTATTTTGCAGAACTTAAAATCTTGGGTTGCAGTTTCACACAGCCAAATTGCCCTCGAGTGTCTGATGCTGGCTTCCTGAGAGTTTTGATGAGTCTTGTGTGACTTTCTTGTATGTATTGTCTGTTTCAAATCCCTGCAAAAAGTTTAATGATATTCAAAACTGAGATGtaatgattttttctttttgagatgtTTTTGGTGGACGTCTTACGCTTTACTGTTGCTATTAATTTCCCATCTTGAAGAAGTTGGATTTGTTCtatcccaaacacagcagttACTGTGGCCACATTCTCTATTAAATCTGGGTtggtttttttattctttaatacACTCTCAACACACTGTCACACTCAAAATCTGGTCAAAAATGTTGAGTCTGCTGTAAGAGCTACCTGTAGAACTTGTGATGAAAGTAGGTGGGATCATGAGACTTCCAATCAGTTCAAATACTTACAAATGTATAGTTGATTTATACCACTTaacaaaatccttttttttcctaacaGGCATTACAACTTTAGACATTTCTATGGCTGAGTGTGGCCAGCCTGGGTTTGAGTCCGACCCACGGCCCTTTGCCAcatgtctccctctctctcgctcagCTTTCCTGCCATTTCTTGACTGTATCTGTcaataaaaaacttaaaaaggcaaagaaaagcaaaattgtgtttaattattatttaacgTTTAAAAGAGGATTCAGTACTTCAAATTTGTTGAAGTCAACACTTTCTCATTCCTACATAAGCACAACAGACCAAACAAAGAGCAGTGAATGCTTCCACTCTCAGTGGAGATTTCATTTAATAATTGTATTCTTTTATAATTATTacaataattaataatttaaacttttactacagacagaaaaaaaagaacacacaaGAATCTCACTCCTCCTTTTATTTGAGTCTGATGTGTGACTCATATCTAGTTCACGGAAAGTTATCCCAGCATGaacaaaacagcattttatACATGATCAGTGCACAAACAGCCAGAACAGgagaaagagcaaaaacaatGGAGAGTATAAGTTACACATTATTGGCTCTGTGAAAGAGCTGACGCACATAAGTAGACTGAAGGTTCGCAGAGTGCATGGAGTGCATCTTTCCTCTGTCAGCTGCTACTGCATGtgtgaattaaaacaaaaataacctgaacaacattttcatagtAATAGTTCAGTATTTTAAAAAGCTCATTTAGAATCCATTAACCctcagaaaacacagaaaggtATTACAATTACAAGATGTCATCCATTCAGTTATAGCAGATTCACAGCAGAGTCAGAAATCACACACACTGTAACTGTGCCGAAAAAGAagttacagtgctgtgaaactgAAAGAGACTACTGCACTTATTCCATTACGTTTGGGTTCGAAAGTAGAGGAGTTTGCGGAGGAAGTTAAAGGAACCGGGCATTTGTTTGTATAGGCCTTTTGCAGAGTTTTGGGAGACTTCGTTGTTAACCTAAAACAAGAAGAGTCAATAATCAGACATCACTGTGTCTAAAGCCAAAATCTCTTAAAGTCCTCAGTTATTTTTTCTGATATATTAAGAGAAGCTCACCATCATCAACATTGTGACTAAGTCAACAGTGGCAGCGTTTTCCTCAAGTATACAGTCCAGTGTCTGGACGTACCACGAGCCCGACTGGGTCTCTCGCCAAGAAACATAACCTGTATTGGTCACATGGCCAAAAAGGTATTAAGGACACATAGATCTGAaaggctgtttttgtttgaaagaaaaaacacgcACCTGGAAAAGTAGAGTAGGACACCAGGATGTCACTCGGCGTGGGCAGGGTGGGTCTGGCGTCTGGTTCATCGGACATGCTCAGAGAGTCGCTGCTGGATGACATTGGAATAGCATCCGTCTGGTCATCCATTCCACCAGAGGATGGTTCGACCTCATCGGGGGACACCTCGAAGCCCATGTCTCTCTCATCTTGGGGACAAACACAAGCTCATTTTTACACCTCACTTGTTCCTATTAATTTTTAAACTGTGCGTTTTCTGACAGCTACCTCCTCCACAGGCCTGGATGAAGAACAGTTTAGGTTTGCCTTGCAAAGACGGGCAATGCTGGCCATTGAGGTAGTTTGTGATGTGCTGCACTGGTAcgtactgtccgtccacaccgTACACGGCACCAGGAAAGCGGTTGTGATTCACCTAAGGAAAGAAATATTAGCAAAAATCGTCTTACATGTCAGTCCAGTCAGATGTAGATCACATAATGGCATTTGCcagttaaatattaaaatattaactgtaaaaaatattaaatcctGTGTATTTCCAGAGTATTCCAGCTGATTATTCTGAAGGGatgcaatgtttttttaatgaacatcagaatcagctcaGCATGTCTTACCTCAGTGCCATGGGACAACATGATGACCACGCAGCAGTCATACTGGGAATGATCCTTCTTCGACAAAGTCAACAGCTCATGTTTGATTTGCTGGAATGTGGAATTAACCGTTAGGTCCGCAATCTTTAATACCcctcaacacacacagaggcagaagACCCGATTCTTACTTTTTGTCTCAGGTTCGTCCTCACTTCCACGACAAAGTTGAGTGTCTTGAATCGTCTCTCCAGCTTTTCACAGTCTATGTTGGAGCCCTTGCGATTTTTCAGCATGCTGTGAGGTTCAAACTCCATGTTGTTTATGATGAGGCAGTAACCACACGGGCTCGCGTCCATTTTATAGCCCTAAGGCACAGAGAGGcgcagaataaaaagaaaacagaaagggCTGTCacgtagggctgggccatattataccgttcacggtaataccggtataatgttaggcaacgataggaaaatgaaatatcgcgatagaatgggagtaaaacgcgcatgcgcagtgcctttgttttcatacgcacatggccgattgttgagtgaaacagatgaaccagaattggtttgtaaaaatggtgcaacttccgtgatgtggaactggtttggtgtttgtccgtcagatacacaacaaagcacatttttttgcagaacatgcaagcggccgttgttattgtcgtatttgtcggactaagatgctcttaaatctgggagtaatctgggtcctaaactccgtatacttcaggtcaaacaacactgcagcatcacttagagttaaaaactgtctaaattctttcatctttaataaaacgatcagcattgctgctttaccaggtgtaactataaagtttaacttccaggcatccatgaaaacaaaagttattacatttaacggagttagaagttagcaggaagctagcggaagttagctcgctagtttcgctagttacctaagcatgatattgcatgttctgactgagagatttctgaaaaaaaatcaaacgtacagctctgctatcacttccaacataaatgaagacaggaaactaaacagcagtgacgtttgtagggttactgaagttgggctagctggtatataatgatgtgctacgtgatcgctagcgacacagctatgttagcataacataaacagtgaagctggaggacgaacactaacacttttccacttataaaagttaacgtgaaggttcttcatggttagaaacaaatgcaatcgcatggcaggatgctgtaaacggaccaaacttcagtcaggtgaacaactgagataatccatccacaatacgaggttagtcattactatactgcaacaacatgggaatagagcagctgccagagaattcaacattaatgaatcaatggtacagaagtggaggaagcaagaagaatgagtttaataaagtttgatttatctgactgctttgtttcgcttaatgtgccttataatcccgtgcaccttatggtccgaaaaatgcgtactgcacactgcagtttaatgttgcaaagcacctctttttaacttcagtggatattatacatggttatgctcaggatatgtcagcccatttctactggaaatgccttttggttaaactttcagcaaggaatttgcatttgcactgttacatttttataaagctttaatgtcgtaaaaaccagcttcttgtttaagtgaaaataaatggaaggttgtctttttgcgctagtaatgttgtggagttgtattttgtctcgcatcaattatatcgtcggttatatcgttatcgcaaattttcaaatatatatcgtgataaatatttttggccatatcgccctgctctactgtcACGTAAACATGTAAGTGTGCAGCACGGAAATGGTGCTTACTTGAAGGCTGTCACGTCTTACTCTGCCCGGTCCTGGTCTTGGCTTTCCCCCCCCAGGCGCTGTGGCACACACATTAATACACATTAAGCACAAATAAACTTACAAGACTGTTATTTAAATGGATAACATAGCTTACGAGAACTAGAAGGGATTTCTGGCTTTTCAACATCTTTTCCTGGTTTGTTACCATCCACTGGAGAGGCTgtcaaagaaacaaaggacACACAGATGAGTCAAATTCTTATCATCTGAAAGTGTTTGGCTCTAAAGACTCTCACATTAAATATTCCATAATGAAATACACTTACTAATTGGAAGAGGCTGGATTACAGGGCGGACAACTTGAGTGGGTGTTGCGGCTGGAGCTCCATTTTGTAGGAGCTCTGCCAAACTCTCCTGACCTGTCTCCTGAAGGCACTGCAGAAATAAGGGGAAAGCCCGACTCCCACGGGTTTCCAAGTCCTGGACTAACTGCCTGGCCTGGTTTCGTCTGGTCCCAGCGCTCTGATAATAGGAGACATAGTCTTAATTGAGTACAATTATGATATTTTTACTCCCCctctaaaaaaaggaaaagaaaaccacaGTCCCACGACCTACCTGTATCTCATCGATCATGTCCTGGGTGAAAATTCCTTTTTCCAGAAGGCCATCATAGAGTTTTGATGGATCCAAGTCTTTCACCAGGTTACTCCTGTTCCGCTGAAGAATATTCTTGTGTATTTCATCCATTGTCCATTTAATGCTAACGCTGGAGACACAGGGAAGAAAAAATCTGTAACTAAAAAATTGTTATTTTCGTTTTCGATCACGGGTTAATTCTGTGTCGTCAAAGGAGGAAAATGATCCTACTTCTTCGTAAAAGTGAAACGGGTACTTTGTTGTAGGAGTGTCGTTTACAGTTCGTATTTTTTTTGTCGGTTTCACAAGCTATTTCCTTGTTTACATCAGCGTTGCCTGTGATTGGTCCACTTACAGCGGATGAAGAAAAAAGCGAGGGTGTGTTAGATTTATTTACCCCGCGTTCGCTTCCGCGCGGGTAGCGACCGATGGCCAGCTGAAGCTTAAATCGCGTTACGACGAGCATTAAACCAAACGCACAACGAAGAGAAACGTAACCTGTCGACAAAACACTCAATTTCCCGAAATGACTTTCGACACCGGACTCCACCCCCTTTTTTACTCTCGCTCCAgcttcacagcagcagcagcaggttatCGGCTTGCCCTGGAAGATTTGTGGGA from Astatotilapia calliptera chromosome 20, fAstCal1.2, whole genome shotgun sequence includes these protein-coding regions:
- the casp9 gene encoding caspase-9 produces the protein MDEIHKNILQRNRSNLVKDLDPSKLYDGLLEKGIFTQDMIDEIQSAGTRRNQARQLVQDLETRGSRAFPLFLQCLQETGQESLAELLQNGAPAATPTQVVRPVIQPLPITSPVDGNKPGKDVEKPEIPSSSPPGGGKPRPGPGRVRRDSLQGYKMDASPCGYCLIINNMEFEPHSMLKNRKGSNIDCEKLERRFKTLNFVVEVRTNLRQKQIKHELLTLSKKDHSQYDCCVVIMLSHGTEVNHNRFPGAVYGVDGQYVPVQHITNYLNGQHCPSLQGKPKLFFIQACGGDERDMGFEVSPDEVEPSSGGMDDQTDAIPMSSSSDSLSMSDEPDARPTLPTPSDILVSYSTFPGYVSWRETQSGSWYVQTLDCILEENAATVDLVTMLMMVNNEVSQNSAKGLYKQMPGSFNFLRKLLYFRTQT